In a single window of the Littorina saxatilis isolate snail1 linkage group LG5, US_GU_Lsax_2.0, whole genome shotgun sequence genome:
- the LOC138966658 gene encoding GTPase IMAP family member 4-like isoform X2, whose translation MAHASNMNLWRTPTFPDERHRTTFPSNEVRLAIVGKTGNGKSSAGNTILGKDFFKPARGMCSGTEKCDWHQAYRNGQKIQVTDSPGVCDTHRTKDEVQREIAKCVASCTPGPHAILMILRCDRRFTDEEYEAYQELKTLFGSSLTDFMILVFNGLDELEGGNTTLGDELKKQHPKLRQVLGEAKGRFVGFNNIADWEKRREQGDKLIDMVNQLVARNQGRCFTNDLVESFEEKFQEEMDMEGKDRDEIKEEIIKEKNPCFLAVLLNALTFGLVPKNACSVM comes from the exons ATGGCGCACGCATCTA ACATGAATCTTTGGCGAACACCCACCTTTCCGGATGAACGACATCGGACGACATTTCCTTCCAATGAGGTCCGTCTGGCGATAGTGGGGAAAACGGGCAACGGCAAAAGTTCTGCAGGCAACACCATACTGGGCAAAGACTTTTTCAAGCCAGCTCGAGGCATGTGTTCTGGAACCGAAAAGTGTGACTGGCACCAAGCCTACAGGAATGGCCAAAAAATACAG GTAACAGACTCACCAGGTGTGTGCGACACACACAGAACGAAGGACGAGGTGCAGCGAGAGATCGCTAAGTGTGTGGCCTCGTGTACCCCCGGTCCACACGCCATTCTCATGATCCTCCGATGTGACCGCAGGTTTACTGACGAAGAGTACGAG GCGTACCAAGAGTTAAAGACGTTATTCGGCAGCAGTTTGACAGACTTCATGATTCTGGTCTTCAACGGTCTGGACGAGTTGGAAGGAGGGAACACCACACTTGGAGACGAACTCAAGAAACAGCATCCCAAACTCCGACAGGTTTTAGGGGAAGCGAAGGGCAGATTCGTCGGCTTTAACAACATC GCAGACTGGGAAAAGCGAAGAGAGCAGGGTGACAAGCTGATAGACATGGTCAACCAGCTGGTGGCTCGGAACCAAGGTCGCTGCTTCACCAACGACCTAGTTGAGTCTTTCGAGGAGAAGTTTCAGGAGGAGATGGACATGGAGGGGAAAGATCGGGATGAGATTAAAGAGGAGATCATTAAGGAGAAGAATCCGTGTTTCCTCGCCGTTCTCTTGAACGCTCTGACGTTTGGATTGGTGCCTAAGAATGCTTGCAGTgtgatgtag
- the LOC138966658 gene encoding GTPase IMAP family member 4-like isoform X1, whose product MAHASNMNLWRTPTFPDERHRTTFPSNEVRLAIVGKTGNGKSSAGNTILGKDFFKPARGMCSGTEKCDWHQAYRNGQKIQVTDTPGVCDTHRTKDEVQREIAKCVASCTPGPHAILMILRCDRRFTDEEYEAYQELKTLFGSSLTDFMILVFNGLDELEGGNTTLGDELKKQHPKLRQVLGEAKGRFVGFNNIADWEKRREQGDKLIDMVNQLVARNQGRCFTNDLVESFEEKFQEEMDMEGKDRDEIKEEIIKEKNPCFLAVLLNALTFGLVPKNACSVM is encoded by the exons ATGGCGCACGCATCTA ACATGAATCTTTGGCGAACACCCACCTTTCCGGATGAACGACATCGGACGACATTTCCTTCCAATGAGGTCCGTCTGGCGATAGTGGGGAAAACGGGCAACGGCAAAAGTTCTGCAGGCAACACCATACTGGGCAAAGACTTTTTCAAGCCAGCTCGAGGCATGTGTTCTGGAACCGAAAAGTGTGACTGGCACCAAGCCTACAGGAATGGCCAAAAAATACAG GTAACAGACACACCAG GTGTGTGCGACACACACAGAACGAAGGACGAGGTGCAGCGAGAGATCGCTAAGTGTGTGGCCTCGTGTACCCCCGGTCCACACGCCATTCTCATGATCCTCCGATGTGACCGCAGGTTTACTGACGAAGAGTACGAG GCGTACCAAGAGTTAAAGACGTTATTCGGCAGCAGTTTGACAGACTTCATGATTCTGGTCTTCAACGGTCTGGACGAGTTGGAAGGAGGGAACACCACACTTGGAGACGAACTCAAGAAACAGCATCCCAAACTCCGACAGGTTTTAGGGGAAGCGAAGGGCAGATTCGTCGGCTTTAACAACATC GCAGACTGGGAAAAGCGAAGAGAGCAGGGTGACAAGCTGATAGACATGGTCAACCAGCTGGTGGCTCGGAACCAAGGTCGCTGCTTCACCAACGACCTAGTTGAGTCTTTCGAGGAGAAGTTTCAGGAGGAGATGGACATGGAGGGGAAAGATCGGGATGAGATTAAAGAGGAGATCATTAAGGAGAAGAATCCGTGTTTCCTCGCCGTTCTCTTGAACGCTCTGACGTTTGGATTGGTGCCTAAGAATGCTTGCAGTgtgatgtag
- the LOC138966658 gene encoding GTPase IMAP family member 4-like isoform X3, which produces MNLWRTPTFPDERHRTTFPSNEVRLAIVGKTGNGKSSAGNTILGKDFFKPARGMCSGTEKCDWHQAYRNGQKIQVTDTPGVCDTHRTKDEVQREIAKCVASCTPGPHAILMILRCDRRFTDEEYEAYQELKTLFGSSLTDFMILVFNGLDELEGGNTTLGDELKKQHPKLRQVLGEAKGRFVGFNNIADWEKRREQGDKLIDMVNQLVARNQGRCFTNDLVESFEEKFQEEMDMEGKDRDEIKEEIIKEKNPCFLAVLLNALTFGLVPKNACSVM; this is translated from the exons ATGAATCTTTGGCGAACACCCACCTTTCCGGATGAACGACATCGGACGACATTTCCTTCCAATGAGGTCCGTCTGGCGATAGTGGGGAAAACGGGCAACGGCAAAAGTTCTGCAGGCAACACCATACTGGGCAAAGACTTTTTCAAGCCAGCTCGAGGCATGTGTTCTGGAACCGAAAAGTGTGACTGGCACCAAGCCTACAGGAATGGCCAAAAAATACAG GTAACAGACACACCAG GTGTGTGCGACACACACAGAACGAAGGACGAGGTGCAGCGAGAGATCGCTAAGTGTGTGGCCTCGTGTACCCCCGGTCCACACGCCATTCTCATGATCCTCCGATGTGACCGCAGGTTTACTGACGAAGAGTACGAG GCGTACCAAGAGTTAAAGACGTTATTCGGCAGCAGTTTGACAGACTTCATGATTCTGGTCTTCAACGGTCTGGACGAGTTGGAAGGAGGGAACACCACACTTGGAGACGAACTCAAGAAACAGCATCCCAAACTCCGACAGGTTTTAGGGGAAGCGAAGGGCAGATTCGTCGGCTTTAACAACATC GCAGACTGGGAAAAGCGAAGAGAGCAGGGTGACAAGCTGATAGACATGGTCAACCAGCTGGTGGCTCGGAACCAAGGTCGCTGCTTCACCAACGACCTAGTTGAGTCTTTCGAGGAGAAGTTTCAGGAGGAGATGGACATGGAGGGGAAAGATCGGGATGAGATTAAAGAGGAGATCATTAAGGAGAAGAATCCGTGTTTCCTCGCCGTTCTCTTGAACGCTCTGACGTTTGGATTGGTGCCTAAGAATGCTTGCAGTgtgatgtag
- the LOC138966656 gene encoding GTPase IMAP family member 8-like — translation MAHNGEDEVFEESLQTRHLVVIGKTGNGKSSLGNMILGQRHFQVGCSMTSTTLQVCTGEADYNGLQIKVLDTPDIINLGLVDDEAQREVSKWKALASPEIHAVLLAVRCDVRYTREEHEIYLQLKRLWGGKSLARRLVVAFTFGDRQDADIEKDLERVCPELKSVLKNASKRYVVFNDKDDDEGKRRTVDTLLKMVQKIDAEVARSEQQLLSAVQVCPQGPMMMVPCILPPRSLSSGSSSSRSRGSSSSDKDTIRLLLVGKTGTGKSSTGNTIIGREVFPVNSDDRAPHASSRQDTKIGDYQIQVVDTPGLQMKKEADMDFRKERRRATDLISPGPHAIIFVLRHHDVNEEDLACFNTLQQQLETSITKHIILALVGVSEELKSASSQPTSRHLTPEGPGLDFASPAYLNNGADGAAHDKGVHGEGRLFSTLLNEAGGPLWLVDNLKANPSDRNNQVHTLMKMVQGILDRSVGACCHGDQNAQDMARTRHSSGRKSKNNYYYCSLL, via the exons ATGGCTCACAACGGAGAGGATGAGGTATTCGAGGAGTCGCTTCAAACGCGCCATCTTGTGGTCATCGGAAAGACCGGAAACGGAAAGAGCTCTCTGGGTAACATGATTCTTGGCCAACGTCACTTCCAAGTTGGATGCAGTATGACGTCAACAACACTTCAGGTGTGCACTGGAGAAGCGGATTACAATGGATTGCAAATCAAG GTGCTTGACACTCCTGACATCATCAACTTGGGTCTCGTGGATGACGAGGCTCAACGAGAGGTCAGCAAATGGAAAGCTCTCGCGTCACCAGAAATCCACGCCGTTTTATTGGCTGTCAGGTGTGATGTACGCTACACGCGTGAGGAGCACGAAATCTACCTCCAGCTGAAGAGGCTTTGGGGAGGTAAATCTTTGGCCAG ACGACTGGTAGTGGCCTTCACCTTCGGTGACCGACAGGACGCAGACATCGAGAAGGACCTGGAACGCGTGTGTCCGGAGCTGAAGAGTGTGCTGAAAAACGCCTCCAAACGATACGTCGTCTTTAATGACAAAGACGATGACGAGGGCAAGAGAAGAACGGTCGACACGCTCTTGAAAATGGTACAGAAGATTG ACGCCGAGGTGGCGAGATCGGAACAACAGTTGCTGTCAGCTGTGCAGGTGTGCCCACAGGGTCCAATGATGATGGTTCCCTGCATCTTGCCACCCAGGTCCTTGTCCTCGGGTAGTTCCTCCTCAAGGTCTAGAG GGAGCAGTTCTTCAGACAAGGATACTATCCGACTGCTGCTTGTCGGGAAAACCGGAACCGGAAAGAGTTCCACGGGAAACACGATCATTGGTCGAGAGGTGTTTCCGGTGAACAGTGACGACAGGGCGCCCCACGCTTCCAGCAGACAAGACACTAAAATCGGTGACTACCAAATACAG GTGGTGGACACCCCGGGACTTCAGATGAAGAAGGAGGCCGACATGGACTTCAGGAAGGAGAGGAGACGAGCAACAGACCTCATATCCCCAGGTCCGCACGCGATCATCTTTGTTCTGCGTCACCACGACGTCAACGAAGAAGACCTGGCCTGCTTCAACACTCTCCAGCAGCAGTTGGAGACCTCGATTACCAAGCACATCATCCTCGCCCTGGTTGGAGTCAGCGAAGAGCTTAAATCAGCTTCCTCCCAGCCGACTTCTCGTCATTTGACGCCTGAAGGACCTGGTCTGGATTTTGCAAGCCCAGCGTATTTAAACAACGGTGCTGATGGAGCTGCTCATGATAAAGGCGTACACGGCGAAGGTCGGCTTTTCTCTACTCTGCTCAATGAAGCAGGTGGGCCGCTGTGGTTGGTGGACAACCTGAAGGCCAACCCAAGTGACAGAAACAATCAGGTGCACACCCTCATGAAGATGGTTCAGGGTATCCTGGACAGGTCGGTTGGAGCCTGTTGCCATGGCGACCAGAATGCACAGGACATGGCAAGAACGCGCCACAGCAGTGgaagaaaaagcaaaaacaattaCTATTATTGTTCGCTCCTGTAG